In Hemicordylus capensis ecotype Gifberg chromosome 13, rHemCap1.1.pri, whole genome shotgun sequence, a single window of DNA contains:
- the GPRC5B gene encoding G-protein coupled receptor family C group 5 member B, which yields MTPLPLAGVVVVLLLLLVVGYGSSENSSTSRGCGLDLLPQYVYLCDLDAVWGIVVEAVAGAGVLTSLLLLLILLARLPFITEKEKRSPLGVHFLFLLGTLGLFGLAFAFIIQEDEAVCLVRRFLWGVLFALCFSCLLAQAWRVRKLVRHGKSPSGWQLAGVATCLALVQVIIATEWLVLTVVRDGKLACSYEPLDFAMALIYVMFLMVAALGLAFFTLCGKFKKWKKNGVCLILAGFFSILIWVAWLTMYLFGNKELRRRDQWSDPTLAIALVSSGWVFVIFHAIPEVHCSILPPQQENTPNYFDTSQPRMRETAFEDDLQLPRSYMENKAFSMDEHNAALRTAGFRNGSLGSRPSAPFRSNVYQPTEMAVVLNGGTIPSAPPSYTGRHLW from the exons ATGACCCCGCTCCCCCTCGCTGGtgtcgtcgtcgtcctcctcctcctcctcgtggtTGGCTATGGGTCCTCTGAGAACTCCAGCACCTCCCGAGGGTGTGGGCTGGACCTCCTTCCGCAGTACGTCTATCTCTGTGACTTGGATGCGGTCTGGGGGATCGTGGTGGAGGCCGTGGCTGGGGCCGGCGTGCTGACctcactgctactgctgctgattCTGCTGGCACGGCTGCCCTTCATCacggagaaggagaagaggagtcCGCTGGGGGTGCATTTCCTCTTCCTGCTGGGGACCCTGGGCCTCTTCGGCCTGGCCTTCGCCTTCATCATCCAGGAGGACGAGGCCGTCTGCTTAGTGCGCCGGTTCCTGTGGGGCGTCCTCTTTGCGCTGTGCTTCTCGTGTTTGCTGGCCCAAGCCTGGAGGGTCCGCAAGCTGGTCCGCCATGGCAAAAGCCCGTCCGGCTGGCAGCTGGCTGGCGTGGCCACCTGCCTTGCCCTGGTCCAGGTGATTATTGCCACCGAGTGGCTGGTCCTGACGGTGGTGAGGGATGGCAAGTTAGCTTGCAGCTATGAGCCCCTGGATTTCGCCATGGCCTTGATCTACGTCATGTTTCTGATGGTGGCGGCGCTGGGCTTGGCCTTCTTCACGCTGTGCGGGAAGTTCAAGAAGTGGAAAAAGAACGGGGTGTGTCTCATCCTGGCCGGTTTTTTCTCCATTCTCATTTGGGTTGCTTGGCTGACAATGTATCTCTTTGGGAATAAGGAACTGCGGAGAAGAGACCAGTGGAGCGACCCCACCCTGGCCATAGCACTGGTGTCCAGTGGTTGGGTCTTTGTGATCTTCCACGCCATCCCAGAGGTTCACTGCTCCATCCTCCCACCCCAGCAAGAAAACACGCCAAATTATTTTGATACTTCACAACCACGCATGCGGGAAACGGCTTTCGAGGATGACCTTCAGCTTCCTCGGAGCTACATGGAGAATAAAGCCTTCTCAATGGATGAACACAATGCAG CTCTCCGGACGGCAGGGTTTCGCAACGGCAGCTTGGGGAGCCGGCCGAGCGCACCCTTCAGAAGCAACGTCTACCAGCCCACTGAGATGGCGGTTGTCCTCAACGGAGGGACT ATTCCAAGCGCTCCGCCAAGTTACACTGGAAGACACCTTTGGTGA